The Salarias fasciatus chromosome 16, fSalaFa1.1, whole genome shotgun sequence sequence AGAACCAGCCTCATGAGCAGAAACCATGAGGGGAACAGGGGTCGAAGATCTGTTTCCTTGGGAAAACAATTATTAGTACAAACAATACTTGAAATTAGAAAACAAAGTAACTGAAAATATGTATTAATTACAGTAGAAACAACTTTTCTCCTGTTTACATATAATTCAAATGAAGCCTGTGAAACTGTAAGAATGTTGTACATTCCCCCCATCATCTGCCTCACAATGGTTTGATCCACTTCACCGTTAGCTACCTGGACTACCTGCAACTCTGAAATCTGTCACAAGAACCAAGACTTCTACTAAAGGTACAAATTCACAGTTATTGTCTTATATCGGTTAAAAAAAGCCTCATTAACGCGTCTGAACACGCTAAAACACCACTTGTGTATACCAGTTTCACTAGCTAGCTGGCTACTGTTTCCCGCGTGGTAATTCTATGAATGTTGCATTATTATGTTATTTCACCGAAATACCTTCTATTTTGTGCAAAATAAGTTcgatttttttcaatattcgACCTATTATCAGGCAAGAGACCATACAGCCGCTGCTAACTTAAGCGTTTCCTTTGTATTTTCCTTCTTAGTCTTCAGTTACACGCAATGGTGAAACACTATGCtcaaaaatatttcatcaaacGCCTTATAAAGAGTTAATTCTACTTTATGCTTCCCTTTCCTCAGAGTGAGGGTTTCACCCTCAGAACATCATATTGCCCTGGTTTTCATACAGCCAGACTTCCAAATGGCAGCACAAAGTGAGTATCCTCAAAGAGAGAAATGGCTTTTCTTGTTCAGGTACTGTGTCCTACACTCCTACATGTCTCCACTATGGCTCAAAGCCTGCAAGTAAAACTGTCAAACCTCTCTGTACCTCTGCAGGTGCATTCAAAGGCCcaaaaagatagatagatagatagatagatagatagatggatagctatttttttcagtgtgttatTAATCCCAAGGGAAATTCAAGATTTAAAAAGTGATATATTTTCAAGCCAAAGGTAGAAAACATTTTCCATGATTGTTTGCAACTGTAGTCCAAATGTTTGTCAAATAATTTTGTGGAAAACAAAAGTCTTCAGACAAAAAACAGTGCATGACAAAAAGTATTACCATTGTTTTAAGAAACAATGAGATGATGTGAGCTGCTCCGAGTTGCCATGCAAACTGCAAATAATATTTATTCAGAATTGATATGGTGCAAAATAGGACATATGGATGGAATATTGCACTTCAAGTCTTGTGAGGTCGGGTGGTGGTCTGGAATTTGAGGTTAATGGGtggtgatggactggtgaaTTTTACTCATGCTTTATCTCTTCTGCCTGATAAGGATTTTAACTGTCTTTATGTATTTCATGGTGATGTCCACTACTTTAATATGCCTTATTTTATCGTAAACCCTTGTTTTACTAATGGAAGTCTTCACTGCCAtgccttatttatttttttgttgactgatctgtttctgtctctatatgattttattttacagacaAAAGTTGTTGAGAGAGGCTCTTCATTTAATCAGAGcttaatttgattaaaaaaaagtgtcagtGTGATCAAACTTGTTTTATATAGAATCCTTAAATTTGCCATAAAGTTTAGTCTTGATCATAAACTGAAACCTCAGTGAGGCTTTAGAGAAACACTCCATGATGTGTAACCTCCATATTGCAATTATCAATGCCTCAATTACTTTGGTATGGTAATGTACTGGTTTGAACTCTTGCCTCAAGGTGATTAACTCTCCAGTCTAATTCAGTTGCTATAGGCTTTGTGTTCTGAGTTTGCTTGTTCTTGCTGTGAGTGTTAGTTCTCTTGAGGTACAACAGTTTCTTTTTCCCAGTCTAAAACTATACATGTCGGTTTAAATTGTAACTTGCCAGTGGGTGGGAGTGCAGATGGGTGGGGttgtgtttctcagtgttttctctgtgatggaTTGAAGACCTGTCCACAGTGTATACTGTCTTCACCCAAACTCAGCTGGAATTGACTCTTGCTTCCCAAGAAGCACGAGATGTCCGAATGATGGCCTGAAGGCCAACTTTGTTCCATGGTACATTTTTTTATTGGCCCATAGCAAATTTGAAAATCAGGTCCACTTATGAAACCCACACTTCACTGTGTTGTATTTCTGAGTTGCAGCTCTGTCTTGAACAAGGTACAGAAACAAGACTTACTAATGAAAATCCTTGCTGCTGATGTCAAAGAAGGAAATACAATGGCAAATAGCAAGTGAGTACGGAAAGTGTTTCTTCAACAATGGCTCTGgcctttgtgtatttttctgaaTGTGGCTCTCAGTGTATGGAGTAtggagatgaatggatggatggatgggacaGTGTTGTAGTGGAAAGCGCTTCCACCTCACAGGAAAATCCCTCTTTTGTtatgagtttgcatgttctctctgagcATATGTTTTTTATTCTGGATAATCTGATTCATCCCTTCGGTTCAAAAACATTCTTGTTAGATGAAATGAAATTTCTGAAGCAATCCATAATtcattgaaaaatgaaaaacactgaaacaataaaaaagtcaaaaggaatctgaaaaacatcaaaggTTTTGCACCCTCctgtgagaaaaagaaaactccgaTGTGGTCTTTTTGCTTCTAGGAATGTCTGATAGATACTTCATGTCACCTTATCCTGTAGAAAATTACAAtttcaaacacataaaacattttaatatacaGCACAGCACTGACAACTGAAACCCTTCCAACTATTTCACAATACAACACCAGCATCATTTTTAAACATGCAGGCATAAGCTGAGGCTGACCACATCTGTTCACTGGTAATGAGAGAAGAGCCAGTTGTTCCTGCTGCAGGGCTGAGGGAGTAGGGAGACCCATTTTGGTTTACTTGGTTTCTCTCATTATATTATCAAACTCTTCTTAGTTTTTCCATGCTCACTTATGTCTTTTTCCGTTTGATTTGATCATATTTTATGATCCTTTTGAGACATTGGTATCCTTGTCTAGACACACTGTTCACACTTACTTTGTTAACCGAATCAGTAACTTGAATAATGAGTGATTGACAACCTGTCATAATCAAAGTGTAATATATTTCCACagtaaaaggttttaaaattaTGATTGTTTTCCCAGCATCAAGCTGCTATGAATGGTAACTCATTCACTGAACCATGTGAGACTTTGACCAGCTCAAATAACAAGAAATTATTATCAACACCCTCCCCATTAGCTTTAAAATGTAGATAACTGTTATTTATATGTGGACAGAATAAGGAAATTTGATGTTTTACAGTTGGAATAACTTCTTTCAGTatgcttcagttttgttttgtttaaaaaaaaaagttaatattcATCCAACCTAAAAGCTTCTCCCTGCACTGGATAGAATTCATTTTACTGTTGTTGCTGGTGGAGTTATTGAGtggtttttgaagaaaaaaaaatcatattctTTAGATCTTTTTGATCTGACTTGTGAAATATGAAATCTTTTGAAGTGACTCATTTGATAATTGGACTGTCTCAGCAGAATGAATCACTACACCAATATAAGCTGGGAAATGTTTCCTCAAGGgaatactgaaaaataaaaatacagtatttacCTTTAATTCAAATAATCctgttgtaataataataataataataataataatgatccaCGTATGTCAAGACgacttgaattaaaaaaatgactcaaaCTTAAAACTAACACAGAAATGCAGACATGATTAGTCTCGACCATTCATTACATAAATGAAGTAATTATTAGTAAATCCATTTTTTAGTAGTTTGAAATTCAGTGTgcattcattctttcttttttccttgtgATTGTTGAAGtattttgtggaaaaatgaGGATATGTGAGCCTTTTGGTGTTAAAGGGTTAAAACCTGTGACAAGGTCCCTGAGTGCAATGCTAATTGGGGCAGAGTAAATCTCAGTGATACTCAGGACCTGGAGCCCCCAATTTTGACAAAACCATCTCAGTAATGCAAATAGGTCCTGCCTTCACAATTCACATAAAGTCACATTTGGTATTGTTCAAAAATCTTCAGACATTCTCGATTAATAAAACCACATCTGATTACACTGTAATCAATTGTAAACTCTCAGACAGTTTGACACTGCTCTATCCCTCctgaagaaacaaataaacaagcaaacacattttgacaCTGATGAAATCTGTTGTAACTTAATCCTACAGCAGCAGATAGTATTAATAATATCTCacagattttcagtgaaatgtcatTAGGAAAAGTTGCAtgtattcttttgttttttatacttttcattaaaaaaatgttattccCCGAAAATAGACGAATAAATAGCAGTCTATAGTACTACCTTAACAACATCCGGAGCCATGGACCTCTAAAAGAATTACTCTTAAACCAATAAAGGCAATTTTCCAAAATAATTGAGAACACGTTTCAATACATATGCATGAAAAAAGGATTTTCCAAACGACCGACTCATAGACTGGTGTAATTGATTGAGGGGATGACCCGCTGTATTAAATGTTATTTGAGAACCATCAAAACGCGCAAAATTGCAAATTGCCCAGCTTGTATCTGAATTAATACCTCATTCATCATCATTATGAGTTGATAAGTTAATTTAACCATTTCATTCCGCCTTAATGAGCTATAGTTGAATTAATGTCATGTAATATATGAAAGTAACATTTGAACAGAGGCAATGATTTGagacaaacagagcagagacCGCTTTAGAAGCATAATGGTGGCATAAATCTCGTCAGGCTGTTGTTATAGGCTACTTCTGATGAAATCCTTAAGTCAAATATCAAAATCTTCTACCTGAAAGTGGGATATTatgtctgatttttttccttgttgtaTAGGAGCAGTGTGATTTTGTTGTAAAACATTTCTAAACTAATGGAACCTTGAACGCATCTCTGAAGTGGTGTTGTGATATCAGCATTTTCCTGAAAACAGGAAAGATAAGAAAACAGCTCTTTTACTTCCCGTAATGTTATGTTTaagtcccccccccacccccacccccaccccagccGCCCCCTGATGTGAGAGAAGACCCCACTGAGCTGTCTGCGCGCCTGCAGGATCTGACCACAGggctctgcctctctcttccAGCTCCACCTTAAATGCGTTTTGGCCCCGCTTGCTCCCTGtagtttaggttttttttttgtcctcccgCAGCAGCTGTCACCCTGCATTACTCGCAGTCAGCTAAATGAAACATTATTCTAAACATATGCATCGTAATCAGTCCGGTCACACTTACAAGAACACGCGTTAATAAGGCAATCAATCACTCTGGAACAAGCAAGTTGTTCTGTAACAGCTCATAAACAGTGTGTAATGAAGAATTGGAGGTTAGCATGACACGGCGCTGATCAGATAATCAATGTCAAAGATGCGATGAATGTCAgtaaatgtagttttcatgtcgtTTCTATAAAATCCTCAATTTACAACAAGCAGTTCAATTACCCTGAAAATACAGTCAATTAAATGGGGGTGATTGGACAGTAGGGGCAGGATCATCGATCTTTGCATTTCTATCTCGCTGGTGGACATTTAATTTGGTTTTTCTATTAGCAccgaaataaagaaaatataaaatatattaaacaaCCCTaagatttattttcttgtcAAAAACCATTCAGTGAAGGTGACAGACAGTCTTCTGCATTATGATGAATTCTTTTTTCTGTCGTGCACATTGGATACAAAACTAATGGTGTTATTGTGGGCAGTGTTTTTCTGGCCTCTGTCTTTTCCCTTCCACTCCTCCATCTATCTCAATGCCTTTGTTGTATGGGTTGCAACCCTCGCTTTAGTAAAGAGCAAGGAAACCTGGTGATATATCACGCCCATATTTGCTCCCCTAATCCTATTTCTTTAATGGGGACGTTCAAAAAAGCAACTTATCTTAAAGTCCCCAGGGGCCATTCTGGTGTAGGCTATATTTTAACCAAGTGCAATTAACGACAGTATCAGCTTGTATCATTTAGAGGTAATGTAGAAATAATGGTAAATTATAGGGCCGAAATGACCCGTGATGGCAGGCCTCATATTCCCTGTAGCTTTTCggtatgtttttttaaattaaagttacATGCTTTCTGCAGATATGATGCCACGGCGTGTTAATGAAGATGAGATGTCTTCATTGTCTGCGgaagtgttttaatgtttacCTTATTTTAATCACAAACCGGATTTTAAATCCACTCTGTCTCTCGTTAAAATTTAGATGGAGCGTTGAGCCCCGTTTAACTTAGTTTAATTTCGCTACATCGTCACGTAAAGACGCAGAAATGTGTaaagtcattttttatttatttttccaagaACAAACACGATCAATAAATAACATGATTTACATTTcatattgcacatttttttttcaagttaaaatatttaaattcatACAGTCATTGATATTTTAAATACAGAGATATAGAGTTATAACAGAGACCTCAGGGACAAAGGCCAATACATTTCtcaatttcagtttttcagccCTTTAAAGCCTCTTTTGAGTGGACTGTAAAGAAATGTTCTCTATCTCCttattttaattcagaattttgcacaaaataataataataaaaaaaatccatgtcaTGAATTTGGACTATTGGTGCATTTACAAGCCAATTTGTAGGCGTGATGGTCCTACTGACGAGTACATCCAGTGtttcaacattaaaacaaaaaaacattcagcaagtcacacaaaataaataaaagaaaaatgttttggaaaaatagCCTACCATCCACATTTCGTTGTGCATTTTCCAGATCAGTAATTCATCTTATCAGTAGGACTATCCGTGATATTTGCAAAATATTTAAAGATTTACATTTCACATGTTTTATAATTAACATATTAGTGATGTCCCAACAGGAACGACTAAAATGCACATAGCCATTTcgggttttcttttcttttcttcttcttatttatttaattttttttttacaggcgCAGACAGTTTCTATTTAGTCTGAACTTTTGTCTTGCTCGGTCCCGTCACTGTTTGAGTGAGGAGGTCCTCCAGGGATTACATACCTATGAAAATACAGGACTGATATAATGAGGTTCAGCAATGTAAATAAGAGTGGCTGCTGTATACACTATATCGAGGTATTTCcattatcagcaaaaaaaaaaaaaaaaaacgacagaaGAAGTGAGGGGCTCTTTGAATGCTGCTTTGTGGGTGATATTTTTGAAGCCTCCATGTGTCACTGAGTATCCTCATACAGTGCATTCTGTGTACCAGCAGCACTGTCGCTTTGTTCCAGCTCTTTTGTATGTCTAATGACTTCCCTCCGCGGGTTGTTAGCACTTGACAGCGGGTCTCAAAACGAAGAAGTTTCTTACAGTCATGTATTCAAAGGAGCTCCATCTAGGTACATGATTGGCAATTTTTGTCATGATCCTCTCATTATTAACATAAAAATTGACACGAAAGAGGCGGTGCGAAATTATATGCGCCTTCTAGCTGATTAGGGGAGTCCCTATAGAGGAGATGCTGGGTGTTGGAGAAGCTATTGCTGCCAAAAAATCTCAGTCTATTAGGCCTAGTGAAGAAAGATATGCAGCTGGGCTAAAAAAGCAGACCCTCTGCTATCTAAATTTAGTCAGCATAATAATCCCACGTTTGTATcttctgaaactgaaatgaGTAAAGATGGCAGAATGGGTTGAATCAAATAAATATGCCATGTGACTCAATTTCGTTTATGAAAATTGGAGTgacaaataaattacaaacgGTACATTGGTTGAAAATAGAAGGTTTggtatatttttttccccaaatatgtAAATTAATCCAAAGCAACCCATTTAAAAAATGGTACAACACACGGGCACAAGCctttaaaaaagttgtttttttgagttggaaaatttttaaatgttcactATAATATATTATTTCGTTAGAAAGTGTCAGTTTTCAAATCGTAAtccgactttttttttttttttctcaaatgagtatcatcagtgtgtgtgtttaattgcTGCCTGTTGGAGTGATATTTAAACCcgggctggagctggagcggagcggagcagggCCGCGGGGGGAGTTATCTGTTCAGGGAGCTCTCCTCCCGCTGGTCCGGTGAAGGGACTGAGGtcttgctgaggacagcggcCGAGTACGGCAGAAATCCACTCTCGGATCTTTGCCCGGACGCTGTGCAGGTGAAGTCTGCGCTGGCGCTCCTGGAGCCGAGCGCGCTGGCCGCCTGGCTGCTGTGGCAGCTGAGGCACGAGCACGGCCCGGTGGCCGAGGGCGcgctcaccgccgccgccgccgccgcggccgcggccgccgccgAAGCCGCCGCGGAGCTGTTGAGGCCCGCGGGCGACTGGTAGAGTCCCGGAtgcctgaagctgcacaggagCTCCGGCCGCGAGTAGGGATGCGACAGCGCCCGGAAGGTGTCGAGGGGGCGGATGGACGTGGCGAAGGGCGACGAGGCGGCCCCGGTggcggcggccgcggccgcTGCGGCCGTGACGCCGACGTGCGGGTAGTAATGCAGAGGCATGTGCGAGTGGAAAGGGTAGGGGAGGCTTCCTGTAGCTGCCGCGTGCGTCATCATGTAGGTGTAGAAGCTGGGGTCTGCCGGATGGGGCCAGGACATCGCCAGGCGCTGCCTTTTATCCTTCATCCGCCTGTTCTGGAaccacacctgcacacacagtcAAAACAAGGCCCATATTGAAGCTGCCATGTTTCCCTCACACTGCGGGTCCGCGTGGGCTCAGGGGAGACGCCGGGACCTGCACGGGGCTGCGCACTGATCACAATTCTCTCCTAATTCCCAACTTCATTTCCTAAGGCTTTTAATAccttttaaaattaaacagaaaaatgatttttctgTTGACTTTTCAAACATAAAGCTGCAGATTAATTGCGCACGTGACAGTTGAATTTATTACATTGTCGCCTGTAGGCTAAATAACATTTTGACGCAAGTGCACATtgcaaaaagacacattttaacaaAACGAAATGTATTATTTGCTTCCTGATTGTTCCACGCAATCGTTTGTAATTGTTACATTGTTACACTTTTTATTGGCATGCACAAACACgtgcgcgcgtgcacacacgtacacgcacacatacaaatacacacgcatacaaacacacactggagaggAAACACGGAAGCCATAAATGCAGCTTACCTTAATTGTAGTTTCGGGCAGATTTAGCGCTGCAGCTAATTCACACCGTCTCGGCCTGGAAACATAATTTTCCCTGTAAAACTCCTTTTCCAGCCTTCCGATTTGTTCCCGGGTGAAAGCAGTCCGATACCGTCTGACCTGGTCGGAGTTTGAACTGTTTGAGCCTCCCGAACTGCCGTTCATGTTCGAGAGGGAGCTCGAGCTCGTGTTGGAAGATCCAGAATTACTGTctgaaaaacctggaaaaattAATACAAAATTATTGTCTCCAATATTGAGAAAATGGcaatgatgtgtttttgtgatgGATAATAATTGTTACACCTACATTCATCTAAAATCCATGAAAAATCAAACGTGTGAAATATGCTActgtaataatgataataataataataataataataataatgataataataataataataataatacaccTTTATTTTGGTAGAAGAAATCATGGATATATGgataatattttttaaaaatgatttctaCATAATCACGCATAAGGTGTAGAATAAATCGTacctttgttgttttccttgtgCTGGCTCGGGGAGCGGTGCGCAGGGCATCCCACCTCCACATCACTGTTTATATCGGATTCTTGCGAAACTTCGGAGTAAAGGctcatttttttcctgctttccgAGGAGGAAATCTCCGCCGACGAGCTGTTCTCGCTGTTGTGGTGCGACCCGAAAAGACTGTCAATCTCGAATTTGCTTTTCGTCGGGATGTCCCCAAGATTTCCATGGAGGGAAGCCGAAGTTATTCTCGGGCTGAGCCGCCCTCCGTGCTGGGAGTTTTCCAGGGCCTCCAGCACCGAATTTCCCGGCGTGTCTGC is a genomic window containing:
- the evx2 gene encoding homeobox even-skipped homolog protein 2 → MMERIRKEMILMERGLHSPVAGKRLADTPGNSVLEALENSQHGGRLSPRITSASLHGNLGDIPTKSKFEIDSLFGSHHNSENSSSAEISSSESRKKMSLYSEVSQESDINSDVEVGCPAHRSPSQHKENNKGFSDSNSGSSNTSSSSLSNMNGSSGGSNSSNSDQVRRYRTAFTREQIGRLEKEFYRENYVSRPRRCELAAALNLPETTIKVWFQNRRMKDKRQRLAMSWPHPADPSFYTYMMTHAAATGSLPYPFHSHMPLHYYPHVGVTAAAAAAAATGAASSPFATSIRPLDTFRALSHPYSRPELLCSFRHPGLYQSPAGLNSSAAASAAAAAAAAAAAVSAPSATGPCSCLSCHSSQAASALGSRSASADFTCTASGQRSESGFLPYSAAVLSKTSVPSPDQREESSLNR